A genome region from Panthera leo isolate Ple1 chromosome A2, P.leo_Ple1_pat1.1, whole genome shotgun sequence includes the following:
- the BRK1 gene encoding protein BRICK1 isoform X2 — translation MAGQEDPVQREIHQDWANREYIEVITSSIKKIADFLNSFDMSCRSRLATLNEKLTALERRIEYIEARVTKGETLT, via the exons ATGGCGGGTCAAGAGGATCCGGTGCAGCGGGAGATTCACCAGGACTGGGCGAACCGGGAGTACATTGAGGTCATCACCAGCAGCATCAAGAAAATCGCGGACTTTCTCAACTCGTTCG ATATGTCTTGTCGTTCAAGACTTGCAACACTAAATGAGAAATTGACAGCCCTCGAACGGAGAATAGAGTACATTGAAGCACGG GTGACAAAAGGTGAGACCCTCACCTAG
- the BRK1 gene encoding protein BRICK1 isoform X1 yields the protein MAGQEDPVQREIHQDWANREYIEVITSSIKKIADFLNSFDMSCRSRLATLNEKLTALERRIEYIEARVTKDLPDSLDGTLAIIFNKAGNDEPLIQHTPLTTVCTPLYMLPIF from the exons ATGGCGGGTCAAGAGGATCCGGTGCAGCGGGAGATTCACCAGGACTGGGCGAACCGGGAGTACATTGAGGTCATCACCAGCAGCATCAAGAAAATCGCGGACTTTCTCAACTCGTTCG ATATGTCTTGTCGTTCAAGACTTGCAACACTAAATGAGAAATTGACAGCCCTCGAACGGAGAATAGAGTACATTGAAGCACGG GTGACAAAAG ATTTGCCTGACTCCTTGGATGGGACTCTTGCCATCATTTTCAACAAGGCAGGAAATGATGAACCTCTAATCCAGCACACTCCTCTGACCACCGTCTGCACACCCTTATACAtgcttccaattttttaa